One genomic segment of Clostridium estertheticum subsp. estertheticum includes these proteins:
- a CDS encoding hydrogenase → MIEALLTIILISSIFMSGVRRIKLITAGFIFQSAAIGLIVLKLGYQTGKVDYYILGILTIVTKVIIIPIIINRSVEKLKIKREMELIVNAFVSYLITGLGIMIAFGLLNKSQDNFLKTGIALFIIGILLLVARKKAITQMIGFLIFENGIVLFETSLSKMSLVIEAGIVFETLMLALIMGIMIFRINKTFDSINTDFFENLKE, encoded by the coding sequence ATGATAGAAGCTTTACTTACAATTATATTAATATCTAGTATATTTATGTCTGGAGTAAGGAGAATAAAACTTATTACAGCAGGATTTATATTTCAGTCAGCGGCTATTGGACTTATAGTCTTAAAGCTGGGTTACCAGACAGGAAAAGTGGATTATTATATTTTAGGAATTTTAACAATAGTTACTAAAGTTATTATAATACCAATAATAATAAATAGATCTGTAGAAAAGTTAAAGATAAAAAGAGAAATGGAGTTAATAGTAAATGCTTTTGTTTCGTATCTTATAACGGGACTTGGCATAATGATAGCTTTTGGTCTTTTAAACAAGAGCCAAGATAACTTTTTAAAGACTGGAATTGCACTATTTATTATAGGCATTTTGCTATTGGTTGCAAGGAAAAAAGCTATTACGCAAATGATAGGATTTCTAATATTTGAAAATGGTATTGTACTTTTTGAAACATCTTTATCTAAAATGTCTCTTGTAATTGAGGCAGGAATAGTTTTTGAAACATTAATGCTTGCACTTATTATGGGAATAATGATTTTCCGTATTAATAAAACTTTTGATTCAATAAATACAGACTTTTTCGAAAATCTAAAAGAATAG
- a CDS encoding proton-conducting transporter membrane subunit: MLPLINFQKDWLSTYFVFIIILIFIPVAIYTKGYIMEYKKHYSVNYMLFLIILFVASMIGVVVSNNAISFLVFWEMMSISSFFLVIYEYMHKENLKAGIFYFVMTHISGLFLMIMFAFLYKYSGSFDFNEILKVSGNFQAKQKYIIFILALFGFGAKMGIVPLHAWLPKAHPTAPSNVSALMSGVMLKVALYGFIRVIFIFLRGVPLKCGVIVIIIGTITAIFSILNALLQNNIKKLLAYSSAENVGLIFAALGMSMILINYNLKVLASLALTAALLHCLNHAIFKSLLFLNAGSVLYATGTKNMNELGGLHREMKFTTICTFIATCAISAVPPFNGFASEILILRSFIESITKVSNIWVIILIFCCGVIIAITSGAAFYATAKSFGITFLGKPRTKKAEHVKNIPISMNIGQGLLAMLTIVTGIFSPYIINKISYFTNDLLGIKVKGPGFKNETEIIVFTLILISITFIVYMFNKINSLNKKQEISDTWACGFTSDKPYIQYTGSGFVQPAAKTFGSIANYNKKVSYKQKIHISQTTSDVVEDCFYKTSLKAVSYLTTKILKINYGKIQLHILYIFISVIIALVLVLKFV; encoded by the coding sequence GTGTTACCATTAATCAATTTTCAAAAAGACTGGCTTTCAACATACTTTGTATTTATTATAATATTAATATTTATACCAGTAGCAATTTATACTAAGGGCTACATAATGGAATATAAAAAACATTACTCGGTAAACTATATGTTATTTTTAATAATATTATTCGTAGCATCAATGATAGGCGTTGTAGTTTCTAATAATGCTATAAGTTTTCTTGTTTTTTGGGAAATGATGTCTATATCGTCGTTTTTCTTAGTAATTTATGAGTATATGCATAAGGAAAATTTGAAAGCAGGAATATTTTATTTTGTTATGACACACATAAGTGGATTATTCTTAATGATAATGTTTGCTTTCTTGTATAAATACAGTGGTAGTTTTGATTTTAATGAGATTCTTAAGGTTTCTGGGAATTTTCAGGCGAAGCAAAAGTACATAATATTCATACTTGCATTATTTGGATTCGGAGCAAAAATGGGCATAGTTCCACTTCATGCATGGCTTCCAAAGGCACATCCAACAGCACCATCTAATGTTTCGGCCTTGATGTCAGGCGTAATGCTTAAAGTTGCTTTATATGGCTTTATAAGGGTAATATTTATTTTCCTTAGAGGAGTGCCTTTAAAGTGTGGAGTGATAGTAATTATAATTGGAACTATTACCGCTATCTTTTCAATTCTAAATGCTTTATTGCAAAACAACATAAAAAAATTATTAGCATATTCTAGTGCAGAAAATGTGGGACTAATTTTTGCTGCCCTTGGGATGTCTATGATACTTATAAATTATAATTTAAAAGTATTAGCTTCACTAGCACTAACTGCAGCTTTACTTCACTGCTTAAACCATGCAATTTTTAAAAGTCTTTTGTTCCTAAATGCAGGAAGTGTTTTGTACGCAACTGGTACTAAAAATATGAATGAACTTGGTGGACTACACCGTGAAATGAAGTTTACAACAATCTGTACATTTATTGCAACCTGTGCAATCTCCGCAGTGCCACCTTTTAATGGCTTTGCAAGTGAGATACTTATTCTTAGAAGTTTCATTGAATCGATAACTAAGGTAAGCAATATATGGGTTATAATATTGATTTTTTGTTGCGGTGTTATCATAGCAATAACAAGCGGAGCGGCTTTTTATGCTACTGCAAAATCTTTTGGAATCACTTTTCTTGGAAAACCAAGAACTAAAAAAGCAGAGCACGTTAAAAACATTCCAATATCAATGAATATTGGGCAAGGGTTACTTGCTATGCTTACTATAGTTACTGGGATATTTTCACCATATATAATAAATAAAATATCCTATTTTACTAATGATTTATTAGGTATTAAGGTAAAAGGACCTGGATTCAAAAATGAAACGGAGATAATAGTGTTTACCTTAATATTAATTAGTATCACATTTATTGTTTATATGTTTAATAAAATAAATTCATTAAACAAAAAGCAAGAAATTAGTGATACCTGGGCATGCGGCTTCACAAGTGATAAACCTTATATTCAGTACACAGGAAGCGGATTTGTTCAGCCTGCCGCAAAAACATTTGGATCTATTGCAAATTATAACAAAAAAGTAAGTTACAAACAAAAGATTCATATAAGTCAAACTACTAGTGATGTAGTAGAGGATTGTTTTTACAAAACAAGTTTAAAAGCAGTCAGTTACTTAACAACAAAAATATTAAAGATTAATTATGGGAAAATTCAATTGCATATTTTATATATATTCATATCGGTAATAATTGCACTTGTTTTAGTCTTAAAATTTGTGTAA
- the nuoB gene encoding NADH-quinone oxidoreductase subunit NuoB, translating to MNNIIDRIKYGTETIKDPIKNNEFSYGEIIAERNVCDNCGECMSVCPVNAIKINTITNAEHLVSVDYKKCIYCRNCVDICPKSVLKMTSDYKMAQLELAGDKLREKIYKTFRRSLVLRVVDTGSCNACMSELNALSNTFYDISRFGINVSPSPRHADGLVVTGPVTINMKEALEKTYHAMAEPKIVIAVGSCAYNGGVFKEGDGVYGTLNDILPVDLVIPGCPPSPQAIIFGLLKIMDKIKKTD from the coding sequence ATGAATAATATAATTGATAGAATAAAATATGGAACAGAAACAATAAAAGATCCAATTAAAAATAATGAATTCTCTTATGGGGAAATAATTGCAGAGCGAAATGTATGTGATAATTGCGGAGAATGCATGAGTGTATGTCCAGTGAATGCCATTAAGATAAATACTATTACAAATGCAGAGCATCTAGTAAGTGTAGATTATAAAAAATGTATTTATTGTAGGAATTGCGTTGATATTTGTCCCAAATCCGTTTTGAAAATGACATCTGATTATAAAATGGCGCAGTTAGAACTTGCAGGTGATAAACTTAGGGAAAAAATATATAAGACATTCAGGAGATCACTTGTACTAAGAGTAGTAGATACTGGTTCTTGTAATGCCTGTATGTCAGAACTTAATGCACTTTCAAACACGTTTTATGATATTTCAAGATTTGGAATTAATGTATCTCCATCTCCAAGGCATGCAGATGGACTAGTGGTAACGGGGCCTGTTACTATAAATATGAAAGAAGCTTTAGAGAAGACTTACCACGCGATGGCTGAACCTAAAATAGTCATAGCTGTTGGTAGTTGCGCTTATAACGGTGGAGTATTTAAAGAGGGTGATGGAGTGTATGGTACACTTAATGATATACTACCAGTAGATCTTGTAATTCCAGGTTGTCCTCCATCTCCACAGGCTATTATTTTTGGGCTTCTTAAAATAATGGATAAAATTAAAAAAACAGACTAA
- the glgP gene encoding alpha-glucan family phosphorylase yields MDTNNLPRVAYFCMEYGLSSDFKTYAGGLGILAGDHLKGAKDLNLPLVGIGLKWKQGYTEQIIDENGEVYDTYHNYHYEFLKDTGVKVTVNIRNLKVVCKVWKLEEFGNNPIYLLDTDIPENGDRWITGQLYGWFGEERIAQEIVLGIGGVKALRALNIPIDVYHFNEGHAVLAATELIKEKMQSGYSFENSWAKTRDEVVFTTHTPIVEGNESHPIDKLEYMGAFNELTRQQMIRLGGEPFNMTVAGLRLSRKANAVAKLHMLTANKMWKTVADRPEIIGITNGIHKPTWVDERITKACDNNGDLWGTHITIKKELIEFIKERTGTKLCVDKLLIGFSRRAAQYKRSDLIFTSEEIISPLLKSGKVQIVFSGKAHPLDDIGKEIVAKLIKMMKKYPSSVVFLENYDMNIGRMLTRGSDIWLNNPRRPLEASGTSGMKAAMNGVLNCSILDGWWPEACNDGINGWQFGDGVGLDDLTEVELDKHDTIALYDTLINRVMATYYGNREKWVEMMRESIRTTSYEFSVERMLNEYYNKMYIK; encoded by the coding sequence TTGGATACTAATAATCTTCCAAGAGTTGCTTATTTTTGTATGGAGTATGGACTAAGCTCAGATTTTAAAACTTATGCAGGGGGACTAGGAATACTTGCAGGGGATCATTTGAAAGGTGCTAAAGATCTAAATCTACCACTTGTTGGAATAGGACTTAAATGGAAACAAGGGTATACAGAACAGATTATAGATGAAAATGGTGAAGTATATGATACATATCATAACTATCATTATGAATTTTTAAAAGACACGGGAGTAAAAGTAACTGTTAATATCAGAAATTTAAAAGTAGTATGTAAGGTTTGGAAATTAGAAGAGTTCGGAAACAACCCAATATATCTTTTAGATACTGATATACCGGAAAATGGTGATAGGTGGATAACAGGACAATTGTATGGTTGGTTTGGAGAAGAAAGAATAGCTCAAGAAATAGTCTTAGGTATTGGTGGGGTAAAAGCTTTAAGAGCTTTAAATATACCAATTGATGTATATCATTTTAATGAAGGACATGCTGTACTTGCGGCAACAGAGCTTATAAAAGAAAAAATGCAATCAGGATATAGTTTTGAAAATTCTTGGGCGAAAACTCGTGATGAAGTAGTATTTACAACTCATACTCCAATAGTTGAAGGTAATGAATCTCATCCTATTGATAAATTAGAGTATATGGGAGCATTTAATGAATTGACTAGGCAGCAAATGATTAGACTTGGGGGAGAACCATTTAACATGACTGTAGCAGGACTTAGACTCTCAAGGAAAGCTAACGCCGTAGCAAAACTTCACATGTTAACTGCAAATAAAATGTGGAAAACTGTTGCTGACAGGCCTGAAATTATTGGTATAACTAATGGAATTCATAAACCAACTTGGGTAGACGAGCGAATAACCAAGGCGTGCGATAATAATGGCGACCTTTGGGGAACTCATATAACTATTAAAAAAGAACTAATAGAATTTATTAAAGAAAGAACTGGGACCAAACTTTGCGTAGATAAGTTACTTATCGGATTTTCAAGAAGGGCTGCACAATATAAGAGAAGTGACTTAATATTTACTAGTGAGGAGATTATTTCTCCTCTACTTAAAAGTGGAAAAGTTCAAATTGTATTCTCAGGGAAAGCTCATCCTCTTGATGACATAGGTAAAGAAATAGTAGCGAAACTCATAAAAATGATGAAAAAATATCCTAGTAGCGTAGTATTCCTTGAAAATTATGATATGAATATAGGGAGAATGTTAACTAGAGGTTCAGACATTTGGCTAAACAATCCTAGAAGACCTCTTGAGGCTAGTGGAACATCGGGAATGAAAGCTGCAATGAATGGTGTATTAAACTGTTCTATTTTAGATGGTTGGTGGCCAGAAGCTTGCAACGATGGCATAAATGGATGGCAGTTTGGAGACGGGGTAGGTCTTGACGATTTAACAGAAGTAGAATTAGATAAACATGATACGATTGCTCTTTATGATACTTTAATTAATAGAGTTATGGCTACTTATTATGGAAATAGAGAAAAGTGGGTAGAAATGATGAGAGAAAGTATTAGAACTACAAGTTATGAATTTTCAGTTGAGAGAATGCTTAACGAATATTATAACAAAATGTATATAAAATAA
- a CDS encoding RusA family crossover junction endodeoxyribonuclease, with protein MNNTYAKVIIKGSPISKSNFKLFNTNGRAILPYNSGKYHDRYALYEEEIAYQCRSQNPSIFLTESLIAVLKVYYKSIKRHPDTNNITKSIFDGIEKSGLIVNDAQVTRLIIEEFYDAENPRFELELFGESIYAMKYSIVEREEKNPPINYDPPSNKKNTIGSKLNKPKSGIIKNSTSNSICEICGKVVPKDECISANKGKASLCKHCFKKLF; from the coding sequence ATGAATAACACTTATGCAAAAGTCATTATAAAGGGCTCACCCATTTCAAAATCTAATTTCAAACTTTTTAACACAAATGGGAGAGCCATTTTACCTTATAATTCTGGAAAATACCACGATAGGTATGCTTTATATGAAGAAGAAATTGCTTATCAATGTAGAAGCCAGAATCCCAGCATTTTTTTAACAGAATCTCTTATCGCCGTTTTAAAGGTATATTATAAAAGTATCAAAAGACATCCTGATACAAACAACATAACCAAAAGCATTTTTGATGGCATAGAAAAAAGCGGTCTTATAGTTAACGATGCTCAAGTTACAAGACTTATTATTGAGGAATTTTACGATGCCGAAAATCCTAGATTTGAACTAGAACTTTTTGGTGAAAGTATATATGCTATGAAGTATTCAATAGTTGAAAGAGAAGAAAAAAATCCACCTATAAATTATGATCCACCATCAAATAAGAAAAACACAATTGGATCTAAACTAAATAAACCTAAATCCGGGATAATTAAGAATTCTACCTCAAATTCAATTTGTGAAATATGTGGGAAAGTAGTACCAAAGGATGAGTGCATTTCGGCTAATAAGGGTAAAGCCTCCCTTTGCAAACATTGTTTTAAGAAATTATTTTAA
- a CDS encoding branched-chain amino acid aminotransferase, with protein MSTNVNIDWSKLGFAYSKTDLRYISIWKNGKWDDGKLVKDNNLSISEASTSLHYGQQCFEGLKAYRTKDGSIQLFRPLENAKRLRNSCSRVLIPEISDEKFLDACLQVVKANEAFVAPYGTGATLYLRPYVIGIGDNLGVGPAPEFLFGLFCCPVGAYFKSGLSPVNFMTSDEYDRAAPFGTGDVKVGGNYAASLLAHEHAASKGFADCIYLDPATHTKIEEVGAANFFGITKDNVFVTPKSPSILPSITKKSLIYIAKEYLKMDVQERDVPIDSLSDFKETGACGTAAVITPIGGIEHKGKLHVFHSETEVGPVTRKLYDTLYGIQFGDVLAPEGWIVKVK; from the coding sequence ATGAGCACAAATGTTAACATCGATTGGAGCAAATTAGGTTTTGCTTATAGCAAGACAGATCTTAGGTATATCTCAATATGGAAAAACGGTAAATGGGATGATGGGAAACTAGTTAAAGATAACAATCTTTCTATAAGTGAAGCCTCAACATCTCTTCATTATGGTCAGCAGTGTTTTGAGGGTTTAAAAGCTTATCGCACAAAGGACGGAAGTATTCAATTATTTAGACCTTTGGAGAATGCAAAACGTTTGAGAAACAGTTGTTCACGTGTTTTAATACCTGAAATTTCAGATGAAAAATTTCTTGATGCATGTTTACAAGTTGTTAAAGCAAATGAAGCTTTCGTCGCACCATACGGAACTGGGGCAACACTTTATCTAAGACCTTATGTAATAGGTATTGGGGACAACCTCGGAGTAGGCCCAGCACCAGAATTTTTATTTGGTCTATTCTGTTGCCCAGTAGGTGCTTATTTTAAATCTGGTTTATCTCCAGTAAATTTTATGACATCAGATGAATATGATAGAGCTGCACCATTTGGTACTGGCGACGTAAAGGTTGGAGGAAACTATGCCGCAAGTCTTCTTGCTCATGAACACGCTGCATCAAAAGGTTTTGCAGACTGTATATACCTTGATCCTGCAACTCACACTAAAATTGAAGAAGTTGGTGCTGCAAACTTTTTTGGTATTACAAAAGATAATGTATTTGTAACTCCAAAATCACCATCAATACTTCCTAGTATAACTAAAAAATCATTAATTTATATTGCAAAAGAGTATTTAAAAATGGATGTACAAGAAAGAGATGTTCCAATAGATAGTCTTTCTGATTTTAAAGAAACAGGTGCATGTGGAACTGCTGCTGTAATTACACCTATTGGTGGTATTGAACATAAAGGTAAGCTTCATGTTTTTCACAGCGAAACAGAAGTTGGCCCAGTTACTAGAAAACTTTATGATACTCTTTACGGGATTCAATTTGGTGATGTATTAGCACCAGAAGGTTGGATTGTAAAAGTTAAATAA
- a CDS encoding proton-conducting transporter membrane subunit, whose translation MYITVLGILFLFLIVTPLLFKNIKTTGFVTIFGAVLILGIVLKIITMVSVGYSISYFNEFFYIDSLSTVQILIISCINIIVSIYSYRYISDEIEGKIITLKMGKIYYFLFNFFVFFMIFISLTNNIVAMWIGLEGTTLTTTFLFGFNINKNSLESAWKYVIICSIGIGIGLIGILIFVNAYSNQDTDGILKWSHLVNNQNPQSTYAIKIAFTLIFVGLGTKAGLAPMHTWLPDAYSDSPSPVSAMSGVLLNLALYVILRFYIITKHIPGLENTKWLFIVFGCVSLIISSFSILRQLNYKRVLAFSSVENMGIIALGFGVGSKIAVFGAILHSLVHAFVKSMLFLTAGNLLNAYKTKRIDKIDALIKTMPINAVFFIIGMLVITGAPPFPAFFSEYYIIVGTVQSGNYIVTAIYAFCLLLVFAGFLRVFIKIVFNTEPGVKYVRMKEDKKNILPLALCFISIIIISLTMNGYLANMINNAVLIICD comes from the coding sequence ATGTATATTACAGTACTTGGTATTTTGTTCTTATTTTTAATAGTTACACCCTTACTCTTTAAAAACATAAAAACTACTGGATTTGTTACAATATTTGGAGCCGTGTTAATTTTGGGTATTGTACTAAAAATTATTACGATGGTTTCAGTAGGTTATTCCATTAGTTATTTTAATGAATTTTTTTATATTGATAGTTTGAGTACTGTACAGATTTTGATTATATCTTGTATAAATATAATCGTAAGTATTTACTCATATAGGTATATCTCAGATGAGATAGAGGGGAAAATAATTACGCTTAAAATGGGTAAAATTTATTATTTTCTATTTAATTTCTTTGTGTTTTTTATGATATTTATTTCACTAACTAATAATATTGTTGCAATGTGGATTGGACTAGAAGGAACAACGCTTACAACTACATTCCTGTTTGGTTTCAACATTAATAAAAATTCATTAGAATCCGCTTGGAAGTATGTAATTATTTGTTCGATTGGAATAGGTATTGGATTAATCGGCATATTAATCTTTGTTAATGCTTATAGTAATCAAGATACTGACGGGATACTAAAATGGTCTCATCTTGTAAATAACCAAAACCCACAAAGTACATATGCTATTAAAATAGCTTTCACCTTAATATTTGTAGGACTTGGTACAAAAGCAGGACTCGCACCTATGCATACATGGCTGCCAGATGCCTATAGTGACTCACCATCCCCAGTTAGTGCTATGTCTGGGGTTCTTTTGAATCTTGCGCTGTATGTTATTTTAAGATTCTATATTATAACGAAACATATACCAGGACTCGAAAATACCAAGTGGTTATTTATAGTTTTTGGTTGTGTGTCTCTTATAATTTCATCTTTTAGTATTTTAAGACAACTTAATTATAAAAGAGTGCTTGCATTCTCATCGGTTGAAAATATGGGAATTATAGCACTAGGATTTGGAGTTGGAAGTAAAATTGCAGTTTTCGGTGCAATACTTCACTCTTTAGTGCATGCCTTTGTAAAGTCTATGTTGTTTTTAACTGCAGGAAATTTATTAAATGCATATAAAACAAAACGTATAGACAAGATTGATGCTTTAATAAAGACTATGCCAATAAATGCAGTATTTTTTATTATAGGTATGCTTGTTATTACCGGGGCACCACCATTCCCAGCTTTTTTTAGTGAATACTATATAATTGTAGGAACTGTCCAGAGTGGAAATTACATTGTTACTGCAATATATGCGTTTTGTCTCCTGTTAGTTTTTGCAGGATTCCTACGAGTATTCATTAAGATAGTCTTCAACACTGAACCAGGTGTAAAATATGTTAGAATGAAAGAAGATAAAAAAAATATATTGCCACTGGCTTTATGTTTTATTTCAATTATTATTATTAGCTTAACTATGAATGGTTATTTGGCAAATATGATAAATAATGCAGTTTTAATTATATGTGATTAG
- a CDS encoding sorbitol-6-phosphate dehydrogenase subunit, whose amino-acid sequence MNNKLSESKNWLNIDGKTIIVTGGNSGIGLHIVNELKENGANVVVADMNVETGKKDGVYNIKTNVTSIDSINAMVLETVKEYGKIDVLVNNAGINLPRLLVDVYSDEKKYEINEESFNKMTAVNQKGIVFVTQAVVRDMLARKIQGVIINISSESGMEGSVGQSLYSATKGAVNSYTRSWAKELGKFGIKVVAIAPGINEKTGLTTPAYNEALAYTRNINVDQLDTGYEKSIPLGRVGKLDEIAYLVTFLASGKSGYITGTVINISGGKSRG is encoded by the coding sequence ATGAATAACAAGTTGAGTGAATCTAAAAATTGGTTAAATATTGACGGAAAGACTATTATAGTAACTGGTGGAAACTCTGGTATTGGATTACATATAGTAAATGAACTTAAAGAAAACGGTGCCAACGTTGTTGTTGCTGATATGAATGTGGAAACTGGAAAAAAAGATGGTGTATACAATATTAAGACTAATGTTACATCAATTGATAGTATAAATGCCATGGTCTTAGAAACGGTGAAGGAGTATGGTAAGATTGACGTGTTAGTTAACAATGCTGGAATTAATCTACCAAGATTGCTTGTTGATGTATATAGTGATGAAAAAAAATATGAAATTAACGAAGAATCATTTAACAAGATGACTGCAGTAAACCAAAAGGGTATTGTGTTTGTAACTCAAGCTGTAGTAAGAGACATGCTAGCAAGAAAAATACAAGGAGTTATAATAAATATTTCTTCTGAATCAGGTATGGAAGGTTCGGTAGGACAAAGTCTATATTCTGCAACAAAGGGTGCTGTAAATTCTTATACTAGATCTTGGGCAAAGGAACTTGGGAAATTTGGTATAAAAGTAGTTGCTATAGCCCCTGGAATTAATGAGAAGACTGGACTTACAACACCTGCATATAACGAAGCATTAGCTTATACAAGAAATATAAATGTAGATCAGTTAGACACAGGGTACGAAAAGAGTATTCCGCTTGGACGTGTTGGAAAACTAGATGAAATAGCATATTTAGTAACTTTCCTTGCATCTGGAAAGTCTGGCTATATTACTGGAACAGTAATCAACATTTCTGGAGGAAAATCAAGAGGTTAA
- a CDS encoding respiratory chain complex I subunit 1 family protein yields the protein MKYNLIYFIQSLLIIVLSPLFIGILKKMKAHLRGYIGSSIIQPYYDLSKLLKKGRIVSNRSSFITTIGPIVILAATITTAFFVPVFYTSMQESIGNLFILMFSFGIVKMFTVLIGLDSSSTFGGMGSSRESFISMMAEPLILFLMIFLYIETNDFNIFHISFINSKSVHYDTAYLITMVTFIVAILAENARIPFDNPETHLELTMMHEAMILDLSGSDLAYVELSSYIKLIVYLIVLINCFVPIGIATTISISAILIGLVTFIFKLLICLLGIAIIETTFAKSRLFKGAELFPAMISLGIVAITLIYIL from the coding sequence TTGAAATATAATTTGATTTATTTTATTCAGAGTTTATTGATTATAGTGTTATCACCATTATTTATAGGAATTTTAAAAAAGATGAAGGCACATCTTCGGGGGTATATTGGTTCATCTATAATTCAACCGTATTATGATCTAAGTAAGCTATTAAAAAAAGGAAGAATAGTATCAAATAGAAGTTCATTTATAACAACTATTGGACCAATAGTTATACTTGCAGCGACTATAACAACTGCATTTTTTGTACCAGTTTTTTATACGAGTATGCAGGAAAGTATCGGAAATTTATTTATTCTTATGTTTTCATTTGGAATAGTAAAAATGTTCACAGTGCTAATTGGACTTGATAGTTCAAGTACATTTGGTGGAATGGGATCAAGTCGTGAGTCGTTTATTTCAATGATGGCAGAACCTCTAATATTGTTTCTGATGATATTTTTATATATAGAGACAAATGATTTTAACATATTTCATATTTCATTTATCAATAGCAAAAGCGTACATTATGATACTGCATACCTTATAACAATGGTAACTTTTATTGTTGCAATACTTGCTGAAAATGCTCGAATACCTTTCGATAATCCAGAAACACATTTAGAACTTACAATGATGCATGAAGCAATGATCTTAGACTTATCAGGTAGTGATTTAGCGTATGTTGAACTATCGTCTTATATTAAACTAATTGTATACTTGATTGTTTTGATTAATTGTTTTGTACCTATTGGAATTGCAACAACAATTTCGATTTCGGCTATTCTTATAGGACTCGTAACATTTATATTTAAACTCTTAATTTGTTTACTGGGAATCGCTATAATAGAAACAACTTTCGCTAAATCTAGATTATTTAAAGGGGCAGAATTGTTTCCAGCTATGATATCTCTAGGAATAGTTGCAATTACTTTAATTTATATTTTATAA